The segment TGTAGACCTCCATTCGAGCCTATAGAGGAGATTTCGGATTGCAATCTTACAATTAAGACTGCACTGCTGCTCGTGCTTACATCACTAAAGACAGTAGGAGACCTTCAGTCtctttcagtggccccctcttATATTGAATTTGCGCCCGGTCTGGCCAAAGCCTTTCTTTACCCAAAAGCTGGGTATGTCCCGAAGGTCCtgacagcagtaccacagcccgCTACACTCCAGGCCTtctaccctcctccattcgtggagcccgaCCATCAAAAGTATAACTGTATGTATCCAGTGCGAGCTTGTCAAAGCTTGTCATTCTACTCGAGGCTTggctgcctctaaagctctggcaGCAGGTGTCCCTatacaggacatctgcagtgctgcgggctGGTCTTCACCTTTAACATTTGTCAGGTTCTATGAGCTAGACCtgagagccgctccaggctcctccGTCCTTGAGTGACAGACATTTGTCCCTcgtgtcctggcaatttccccaggcggagatctTCCAGTGTCATGGCAGGTTCACCAGGCACTCCTTttatccctcttgctctggcagtttcccagacagaggtgtactacaccccctcgtgtcctggcagtttccccaggccAAGGTGCATttatctccctcttgttctggcggttccccagacagaggcgtAATACCAGTCGCGTCCTAGCAATTTCCCTAGGCAGAGACCCCTTATTCctcgtgtcctggcagtttccccaggccGAGGTGTTTttatctccctcttgttctggcggttcccccAGACAGAGGCATAatatcactcgcgtcctggcaatttccctaGGCAGAGACTCTTTATTCCTCgcatcctggcaatttccccatgCGGAGACTTTTCCTGTGTTCTGGCATGATTCACCAGACACaactctttccacccttgtcctagcagatactaggcagggacttggaattatgggggtgtgggcatctcgttccccatagcttTGATGACGCagccgagttcccggaagggaacgtctctggttacgtatgtaaccctggttccctgagggaacaagaCGCTGCATCATGGACCATAATTCCTGCATTCCTGCCACCCCTCGCTACATTCCTGGTAGCTGACGCCCACTTGAAAcccacgtgctttatacttcacGCCGGTGATGTCACTCACTTCATTTGATTGTTTggtagcagtgttgtttttgacaaccatcttagatttagtcttagtcttagttttttAGACTAAAATGGTTAGCCAAaatttagtcacttctatatgtgatagttttagtccaattttagtctacgaaaattcaaaaaggttttagtctagttttagtcaaaaaaaggggaaaaatttgtcttttaagaaattaatgtaggtcagttagtattttgctgttgggtagtgtcacttataagttctgaaaatagcagatctatagttcaacacaatgtgagcttccggatcgactatttttaccaataattacaataatgaaggaatgttttaaaacataaaagacaaacaaggatggaatgctaaaatggcttgccatagtagtatggcaaatattatttaatgctaaaacggcttgccgtagcggcagatatttttcggttttaattggcatgtaCAATAAACAGAAGTGTCATACATTTTAAAcgcctgacggaccacccactaacattttcgtctattctcgtctcgtatCATCTGTCtctgttttagtcatcaacgagcgatttttatctcgtcaacgtctcgttatcATCATGGAAAAatgtggcgtcaacgaaatgattttgtcatcgtcatcgttgacgaaaacaacactggttggtagactacgttcagagagaggctcgccaatggcgttccccatagcgttgatgacgcagcgtctcgttccctcagggaaccagggttacatatgtaacccaaGATGTTTTTCTGGTTTATCAAAGGGAGTAAAGGTTTATGATCTGTGAGTAATGTGAAGGATCATAAACTCCTCCCTCTTACAGCTCTTACCAGGAAGAGACTGACATGTTCTTTCTCCTTTCTGTCACACTGACTCTCTTCtctactgaaaaaacaaaacaataaacaaacagccATCAGTGAAGAACCAGGAGAAACACTTTACAGAAGGatttttgttcagtttgtttCTGAATAGATGGTAGATCTCTGTGATTCTCATGGAGATTTATATCTCAAACTGTCGTTtagaaagtgacagtaaagtttAGATCGCTGGAGCTCAAAGAGTCAAAATGGCTTCACTATCTGAAGATGATTTTTCTTGTCCTGTATGTCAGGAAATCTTCAAGAATCCTGTTCTTTTATCATGTAGTCACAGTGTCTGTAAAGAGTGTCTTCAACAGTTCTGGAAAACCAAGAAAACTCAGGAGTGTCCCGTCTGCAGGAGAAGATCCTCAAAACAAGATCCTCCAGTTAGTCTAGTGTTAAAAAACTTGTGTGAGTCGTTCCTGAAGGAGAGAAATGAGAGGCGTTCATCAGGATCTGAGGAGATCTGCAGTTTACACAGtgagaaactcaaactcttctGTCTGGAGGACAAACAGCCGGTGTGTTTAGTGTGTATTAATTCACAGAAACACGACAATCATAAATTCAGACCCATCAGTGAAGTGGTTTCATCATATAAGGTGAGAGGAATGAGTTTTAGTTAACTTCATGTTTTAAAGTCCTGTTTAAGAAGAAATCAGGATGATCATTATTATATGATCATATCACTGTATTGTCTTCTCTTTCACTGTAATCtggtgttttatgtatttttgtttaattctAGGAGGAGCTCAATACAGCACTGGAATCATTACAGGAGAAActgaaacacaatgaaaacatgaAAGGAGAGTTTGAGAAAACAGCTGAACACATGAAGGTGAGGAAACAGAATGGAGAGTGATTTGGATTCCAGCTGTAGGATCACTATATACAGTTGTGAtctgatatatttaatataatggatTAGTTGATCTCAGATGTGAACGATGTGATCGTGTCGATGTGTGTCGATGGAGACGATTGAAGTGAATGTGGTTTGATTTCAGTCTCAAGCTGAGCACACAGAGCGTCAGATTAAACAGCAGTTTGAGAagcttcatcagtttctcagagatgaagaagaagctacaatcactgcactgagggaggaagaggagcagaagaagcagatgatgaaggagaagctggaggagatgaacagacacatctcagctctttcacacacaatcaaagacatggaggagatgatgaaagccagtgatgtctgctttctaaaggtctgatttcagatgattgattgattgattgatgattgattgagttgttgatgatcaatggtgtgtttgttctgcaggagtttccagtctcaatggaaaggtgagtgatctgctggtgtctctggtctctctgcttctgatccaaagccactgcagttctgactcctgaatgttcttccagagtccagatctcacagccggatccacagacgccttctggagctttgattgatgtgccacgttacttgggcaacctgccgttcagagtctggaagaagatgcaggacatcgtccagaacagtgagtctgaagagttctcctaaaaaagagttttctcttaaaacctattctcaaagctgctgagacaaacttttactcaggaatagagagaagtctttagGTGAGAGTAAGGGGCGGGGTTGAGCTCATtaatatggatgatgtcagcatgctcattagctatgcacactgtgattggctgatagggatttctctgtcagagatttattcatataaatatcGTAGAGTATGATACTATTTTGCCAAATTCAAATAAAGGttttacaataaaaatgtgtgtttaaaaataaagctacgtgtcactaattaaacaactaaatgttcagctaattgtcagcctcttaaaTGTGTGCTTCTCGTAAACAATTCGTGGATATATGAATATCCTTTTACTAATAGTAGAATGATCATTTCTGAATGCATGCAAACATAAAAGACAACCAAACTTAAAGTCTAATAAAAATGTAgcgcaaaacaatacaaaatggaaTCTTCAAGCAGTGAGGATGATTTACTgaattactggagccacatattataaagaagaccactaGTTTCTGTGAACTCAAGTGTACAAGGACCGTTACATGATGGCTCtaaactgtcaaaacacctctcagaatgcttgctatggatgcaaaaaatgcagaaaatcaaacccgatccgaTTGTTTTTATGACGTCCTGGAGGCAGTATGTAAACGTGATTGACGTGAAACGTGAGGTAGTATTTGTTGTTTTacccggaaaaaaaaaaaaaaaattgggacaaTGACCTTTCAAAAGGACAAATTTGGAGATAACTCCcaaaagaatataaaaatatgcatgcctatgtgtgcaaataaatgcagtgtgtttATAAAACTTTTACATTCTGAGGCAGATTATCGGCAATAGCCAATTTAGGATAGTTTGGGATTTGGTCTCAGTgatttaggagtcctcttcactactgatgtttccaatccaatccaatccaattttatttatatagcacaattTAAACAAACACAAGGTTTCCAAAGTGCTGCACAAGATACAATGACAATAAATAACACCACAAAAGCACAATAGGACAATGGACAAAATAAGAcaacaaacgagataacagatAAAACACAGTAGAATCATATAAAATCAACTTCCTACTAGGTTTCAAAAGCCAAAGAGAAAAGGTGGGTCTTTAGTTGTGTCTAAAAACAGACAGAGAGGAAGCCTGTCTGATGTGCAGAGGCAGATTGTTCCAAAGTTTTGGAGCAGCCACAGCGAAGGCACGATCCCCTCTGAGCTTCCGCTTTGTTTTAGGCTCTCTCAGGAGCAGCTGATCAGCTGACCTGAGGGACCGGGAAGGAGTGTAAAAGTGTAAAAGTTCAGAGAGGTATGGCGGGGCAAGACCATTGAGGGatttaaaagcaaataaaataattttaaaatgaactCTAAAATGTATGGGCAGCCAGTGGAGTGAGGCTTAaaatgtttcacagatttaggagcttaaatgctttgtgaaataatCTTAGAGCAAAATGTAGGAGTCCTAtataaatttaggactgacacgacCCTTTTAGctctaagatgttttgtgaatacgggccctgagctcttatacacacacactggaAATCAATATTGCAATATTGACAGATTTCAGCATTATGAACCAGATCATCTACTGCACCAAAACCAGCAGCTCACTTTTACAAACAAtcaatctcacaattcagtctGATTCTGTAAACCCTAATGCTGTAACTAATTAATTGAATTGAGTCGTGTTAacttaaataattacaattagtttatattaattaatCGTTATGAGTATTTAGAACTTTTCTCTTATATATGAGTTTGTAAAAATTAAACCTTTCAAGTAAGCTGAAACATTTTGCTGGTTTAATTTAGACAAAATGTctctttaaagttttattaactcAAAATCTTCGTTCTTTCCGAGATGGCACATcacattaataaaccagtgagaggcagcagtgcactaataagTTGGTAATGCGCAAAATgacaacagaagaagaagaaaataaatgtttttgaggcgGGGCTTAATGAATTTTCACTCATTTTCTGCATGTCTGCAGTTATCTTTTTTCACTAGTTTCCCATCATCTTGAATGTTGATCTTCCAATACAACTGAAATGTTTAAGAGAACATCGGGatgacttcataaattgatgttgattaaaaaaaaattaacttaccATTATAGCGATTAGTGTTCCCTTTGGATGGGGACTTGGAACTTTATTGGTTGTAATTTTATTCAGTCTCTCCAGAAATTCGCGATGTTGCGATTGCGCCAATTCACGCCAATTCAGCCAATCCCCGCGATTTATTTGCGGCCTTGCAATTTCATCCAATCACCGCGACTTTACCGCAAATTACCTGCAAATATCACTGCGAAAGACCGCGCAAAGcaattcagggctcgaaattaccACCATTTTTTataatgcctaaatgcatcttcATGAATTAGGCATAATgaaagatttttgtttttgatttgaattatttaaattattaatttacagatccggatgatatattactctaacctttatgagcagaaatgaagtttcacatcacACCGGcacttccatgtcctgcaaagccagCTTCAGCattcactctctgcacaaacgactggatatgcacctaatataGCACACAgttaggttaaacgattaaactaatattgtgatatactTGTGATATACtataattaattgaaatcgtgattaCTTGAGACGGCTAAATTAAtctgccgcttggtcgttactttaaaaaacaaaaacttgaattcaacaagtaaaaagtgttccaaatatatttctaaatttactttataaactaaataaacgaaaataaatgtaatcactttgctattaaaaacagcagctgtgtaataggAAAGAGAAAAAAGGTCCAGCCGGCCTCGggacagtaattctgatgagctgtcggacaaggTCCAGGCGAGGTTGTAcacatttttgcaacgaatgtttgtttaatagcctataatTAATAGCTTAggctattatttatttgatttattttagcgttttgtaggctgcattgttcactgacggaagtgttcaaataaacacacgtttgttaataatgtttgagactcatttattttgggtttcaaaataatatatgcattttatatatagacatatatacacaaacgttatatataatgtagcctatatgtaatataaaatataaataccgcGCTAGTTTTTTCGTtcgtcttttatttaaatagcctacctttTAGCTGTAGGTAATTACtcactgtgctgctaatttcttaTTTAGGAGTAATTTGTTTGAACGAATATTCGGTGTTGCGCTGATGCTCtaatctgttgacatttccgaacgccttcctgCAGTTGCTTCATAAAAGCGGGCTTTCttcacaaaaaagtgcatgtgtcattagtatgagaaaaaaattgtcgggctgggatcgggctcggacataaatatcttaaggtgcgttcacaccggacgcgaatgaagcggcaagcgcgagtgatttacatgttaagtcaatgcaaagacgcgaatagccatcctgcggcgcgaaacgcgcgaagcGCATTGAGCGTTCAATTGATTGCCGtgccattcgcgcgagttcaaaaatctgaacttcggcggaatttcgcgccgcggtaaccaatcaggagcttgctctagtagtgacggaggcagaaatccgaaacaacaatggcggacaaaatcaccgttgctgtctgtggttcctcggagctgtacgatacatctttggacttttgtagaaacaggaataaaaaggatcttgctaagaataaagtgagtgaagacgtcggacaatctggttagttttaaaaaacgctctttactcaatttgacctacatatacatacatattgagactacaagcaagctaaagctggcaaattgagctcattcacctattttacaactacttccccgctgacgagtggcagaagcccctcccttgacgcgaattcgcgtctgttgtgaagaaaatgtcatgcgcgaatgacgcgagtaaactcaaatgttcaagcgttcaactacgcgcgaatagcgcgttttttccgcgcaagtcgcgtccggtgtgaacgcaccattaatgcctgtcgggttcggttactgctctgttgGACGCAGGCCGGGTtcagacagaaaaatgcggccgatCCGCACTCTAGAAAGCACGTTCAGCACCGCCGAGAGTTTCGtgcggtcgttaaaacgaaaccaaaaaggCAAACGCGCACacacattcaaaagcaactttGATACCCTGCGTTTGCAGAGCGACTCCCCAAGCGCTCAAATTAGGTTATATAAAATAtctaagctgttattagtatattTAGTATAGC is part of the Garra rufa chromosome 1, GarRuf1.0, whole genome shotgun sequence genome and harbors:
- the LOC141332572 gene encoding nuclear factor 7, ovary-like, with translation MASLSEDDFSCPVCQEIFKNPVLLSCSHSVCKECLQQFWKTKKTQECPVCRRRSSKQDPPVSLVLKNLCESFLKERNERRSSGSEEICSLHSEKLKLFCLEDKQPVCLVCINSQKHDNHKFRPISEVVSSYKEELNTALESLQEKLKHNENMKGEFEKTAEHMKSQAEHTERQIKQQFEKLHQFLRDEEEATITALREEEEQKKQMMKEKLEEMNRHISALSHTIKDMEEMMKASDVCFLKEFPVSMERVQISQPDPQTPSGALIDVPRYLGNLPFRVWKKMVSKAKEKSLDHYMNIRITAASVDCVSSAPVILDPNTAHPRLLLSDDLTSVRYSGDQPVPDNPERFDCYSCVLGSEGFNSGTHCWDVEVKQSHWWIIGVTTASNQRKGRVFFKTGVWCVWYGVLGWSPDSGFHVKQHLDRVRVNLDYDRGTVSFSDSVTNTHLHTFTTSFTHTLLPFFWTIESLRILSINS